The proteins below come from a single uncultured Carboxylicivirga sp. genomic window:
- a CDS encoding YhdH/YhfP family quinone oxidoreductase, whose translation MVQNNSTFKAFRIEEIDGNYQGLIKEMEFGTINSNDVLVKVHYSSLNYKDALSASGNKGVTRNYPHTPGIDAVGTIEKSNSDLFTIGEKVIVTSYDLGMNTDGGFAEYIQVPSEWVVKLPEKMTMKEAMIYGTAGLTAGMSVLRLTELIRPEDGKIVVSGATGGVGALSVSILSKLGYSVVAITGKETERDYLINLGAEDVLLRSEVENFIKKPLLKPLFAGAIDTVGGVILENIIKSTDSMGVVTCCGNVASPELDLTVFPFILRGVTLIGIDSQNYPMKYRKIVWNKLAQEWKPKQLDYTCNEIKLEDVSQKIELMLKGKLKGRTVLALAE comes from the coding sequence ATGGTACAGAATAATTCTACATTTAAAGCATTTCGAATTGAAGAGATTGATGGTAATTATCAAGGCTTAATTAAAGAAATGGAATTTGGCACTATAAACAGCAATGATGTTTTAGTAAAAGTACACTATAGCTCATTGAATTATAAAGATGCATTATCGGCTTCGGGAAATAAAGGTGTAACAAGAAATTATCCGCACACACCGGGAATTGACGCAGTTGGAACAATAGAAAAATCAAACAGTGATTTATTTACTATTGGAGAAAAAGTAATTGTAACAAGTTATGATTTAGGTATGAATACTGACGGTGGATTTGCTGAATATATTCAGGTTCCATCTGAATGGGTCGTAAAATTACCTGAAAAAATGACTATGAAAGAGGCAATGATATATGGTACTGCCGGATTAACAGCAGGAATGTCAGTATTAAGACTTACCGAGTTGATAAGGCCAGAGGATGGTAAAATTGTGGTTTCAGGTGCAACAGGTGGAGTTGGTGCATTGAGTGTTTCCATTTTAAGTAAATTGGGCTATTCAGTAGTAGCAATAACAGGTAAGGAAACAGAACGGGACTATTTAATTAATCTTGGAGCTGAGGACGTGCTATTGCGTAGCGAGGTGGAAAATTTTATTAAGAAGCCATTGTTAAAGCCTTTGTTTGCCGGTGCTATTGATACTGTTGGAGGTGTAATACTTGAAAATATAATTAAATCAACTGATTCAATGGGTGTTGTAACTTGTTGTGGAAATGTTGCATCTCCAGAACTTGATTTAACAGTTTTTCCCTTCATTCTAAGAGGTGTCACACTCATTGGAATAGATTCTCAAAACTATCCAATGAAATACAGAAAAATAGTGTGGAATAAGTTAGCTCAAGAATGGAAACCTAAACAGTTAGATTATACTTGCAATGAAATTAAACTTGAGGATGTATCGCAAAAAATTGAATTAATGCTAAAGGGAAAATTAAAAGGAAGAACTGTATTGGCTTTGGCCGAATAA
- a CDS encoding helix-turn-helix domain-containing protein, whose translation MVDIRTFISVFSILKTLSEEKKMKKSYCPIDTFINVVKGKRKGTIILHLFQGDKRYSDLVKLLTDISERMLTKQLKELESDGLINRTVFPEVPPRVEYSLTELGKKIHPVLKGMYKGGILFEKSIDELHN comes from the coding sequence ATGGTTGACATACGAACATTTATTTCTGTTTTTAGTATTTTAAAGACTTTGAGTGAAGAAAAAAAAATGAAAAAAAGTTATTGTCCGATTGATACCTTTATAAATGTTGTTAAAGGAAAACGAAAAGGGACTATCATCTTACACCTTTTTCAGGGAGATAAAAGATATAGTGATTTGGTTAAACTATTAACTGATATTAGTGAACGAATGCTGACCAAACAACTAAAAGAATTAGAATCAGATGGATTAATCAATCGAACTGTTTTTCCCGAAGTTCCTCCACGCGTTGAATACAGCTTAACTGAACTTGGCAAAAAAATTCATCCTGTCCTTAAAGGAATGTATAAAGGAGGAATTCTTTTTGAAAAATCTATTGATGAATTACATAACTGA
- a CDS encoding DUF6557 family protein, whose amino-acid sequence MKLYELIKKFQWSELGVRLPELYPDQKKDLEGFKKAFARLQSLAPLESLMTILVTPIKEDCDEVEYAHVNGCKTNPENEEEKEMTYSLMITPWPEWLGMEVSEEAFRYYGELETLVHILWEMTFVGYKEESAAEFEEELKKQDLELKNMTEEEQKEKLISFDDYLKDLDDEE is encoded by the coding sequence ATGAAACTATATGAACTAATTAAAAAATTTCAGTGGTCGGAACTAGGAGTTCGCCTTCCAGAACTTTATCCTGATCAGAAAAAGGATTTAGAGGGTTTTAAAAAGGCATTTGCCAGATTACAGTCATTAGCTCCTCTGGAATCCTTGATGACAATATTGGTAACACCTATCAAGGAAGATTGTGATGAAGTGGAGTATGCTCATGTAAATGGATGTAAAACAAATCCTGAAAATGAAGAAGAAAAAGAAATGACTTACTCTTTGATGATTACTCCATGGCCTGAATGGTTGGGTATGGAGGTTTCGGAAGAGGCATTCAGATATTATGGAGAGCTGGAAACCTTGGTGCATATTCTTTGGGAAATGACCTTTGTCGGTTATAAAGAAGAGAGTGCAGCTGAATTTGAAGAAGAGCTAAAAAAGCAGGATCTGGAATTAAAAAATATGACCGAAGAAGAACAGAAGGAAAAGCTAATTTCTTTTGATGATTATTTAAAGGATCTTGATGACGAAGAATAG
- a CDS encoding glycoside hydrolase family 97 catalytic domain-containing protein, with amino-acid sequence MMKNILVLCWVFLSVVSLFANEQIVKGPDGKLVVSIEMKEGQPFYSVSYNHKVYLKASPLGLKTTWGDYTSGLVMMDEVITNELSESYELPNIKFSKVDYIANEAVLSFTRDSKLVYDVIFRVSNNDVAFKYKLYPSGDHLSCIVENEVTGFVLPEGTTTFLCPQSKAMTGYARTAPSYETSYKTDELMGQNGLGNGYSFPCLFKVNDGWVLISETGVDSKYCASRLIGHKEGLYTIGFPQQEENNGNGTASPGVSLPGETPWRTITVGESLKPIVETTVPFDVVQPKYEASRKYDFTKGSWSWIMKMDSHTTFQVQKEYIDFSAAMSYETILVDALWDTQIGKDKIAELAAYGKSKNVGLYLWYNSNGNWNDAPQGPRGYMHLSYVRRKEMKWMQGVGIEGIKVDFFGGDKQITMQLYEDILADANDYGLQVIFHGCTLPRGWERMYPNFASSEAVLASENLHFSQGSCDAEAFNACLHPFIRNAVGSMDFGGSALNQFYNANNFPNKGSKRITSDVFALATAVLFQSGVQHFALAPNNLQDAPQWAIDFMKEVPSTWDEIRFIDGYPGKYVLLARRSGSKWYIAGVNAQSETLKTKLDLSMLQKNSKGIMYFDDQNLIGTFTEFKLNSKKQVSISIPCNGGLLLVSE; translated from the coding sequence ATGATGAAGAATATTTTGGTACTATGTTGGGTGTTTCTTTCAGTGGTAAGCCTTTTTGCAAACGAACAAATTGTTAAAGGACCAGATGGTAAACTGGTTGTTTCCATTGAAATGAAAGAAGGTCAGCCTTTTTATAGTGTCAGCTATAATCACAAGGTGTATCTCAAAGCATCTCCACTCGGACTTAAAACCACCTGGGGAGATTACACAAGCGGATTAGTAATGATGGATGAAGTGATTACCAACGAGCTTAGCGAGAGTTATGAGCTGCCTAATATAAAATTCAGTAAAGTGGATTATATAGCCAATGAGGCTGTTTTGTCTTTTACCCGGGATAGTAAGTTGGTGTATGATGTTATTTTTAGAGTGAGTAATAATGATGTTGCATTTAAATATAAACTGTATCCGTCTGGTGATCACTTAAGTTGCATTGTCGAGAATGAAGTTACTGGTTTTGTTTTACCGGAAGGAACCACTACCTTCTTATGTCCACAGAGTAAGGCAATGACTGGTTATGCCCGAACTGCACCCAGCTACGAAACATCTTATAAAACAGATGAGTTAATGGGGCAAAATGGTTTGGGAAACGGATACTCATTTCCATGCTTATTTAAAGTGAATGATGGTTGGGTATTAATATCTGAAACAGGTGTAGATAGCAAGTATTGTGCCAGTCGATTGATTGGACATAAAGAAGGGTTATACACAATAGGATTTCCACAGCAGGAAGAGAACAATGGAAACGGTACCGCTTCTCCTGGAGTTTCTTTACCCGGGGAAACCCCGTGGCGAACGATTACCGTTGGTGAGTCATTGAAACCCATTGTTGAAACAACAGTGCCATTTGATGTTGTGCAACCCAAATATGAAGCCTCAAGAAAATATGATTTTACCAAAGGATCGTGGAGTTGGATCATGAAGATGGATAGTCATACCACCTTTCAGGTTCAGAAAGAATACATTGATTTTAGTGCAGCAATGAGCTATGAAACTATTCTGGTTGACGCCTTGTGGGACACACAGATAGGGAAAGATAAAATAGCAGAACTGGCTGCCTATGGGAAATCAAAAAATGTGGGTTTGTATCTGTGGTACAATTCTAATGGAAATTGGAATGATGCGCCTCAGGGGCCACGAGGGTATATGCACTTATCTTATGTCAGGCGTAAAGAAATGAAGTGGATGCAAGGTGTTGGTATAGAAGGTATAAAGGTTGATTTCTTTGGAGGAGACAAACAGATTACCATGCAGTTATATGAAGATATACTTGCTGATGCGAATGACTATGGCTTACAGGTTATTTTTCATGGATGTACTCTTCCAAGAGGATGGGAAAGAATGTATCCTAATTTTGCCTCCAGCGAAGCCGTTTTAGCTAGTGAGAACCTTCATTTTTCGCAAGGAAGTTGCGATGCTGAAGCGTTTAATGCCTGTTTACATCCTTTTATCCGAAATGCAGTTGGTAGCATGGATTTTGGCGGGAGTGCACTGAATCAGTTCTATAATGCGAATAATTTTCCAAACAAAGGTTCAAAGAGAATCACCTCAGATGTATTTGCATTAGCAACGGCTGTGTTGTTTCAAAGCGGAGTCCAGCATTTTGCTCTGGCACCAAATAATCTTCAGGATGCACCCCAATGGGCTATTGATTTTATGAAAGAAGTGCCCTCAACATGGGATGAAATACGTTTTATTGATGGATACCCGGGTAAGTACGTTCTATTAGCACGCAGGAGTGGATCAAAATGGTACATCGCTGGCGTTAATGCTCAATCCGAAACTCTTAAAACAAAGTTGGATTTGTCGATGTTGCAAAAAAATTCAAAAGGCATCATGTATTTTGATGATCAGAACCTGATTGGAACCTTCACTGAATTTAAACTAAATAGTAAGAAACAAGTGAGTATTAGTATTCCTTGTAATGGAGGATTACTATTAGTGAGTGAATAG
- a CDS encoding alpha/beta hydrolase-fold protein, producing the protein MKLFFLGVFFFIAVVLQAQVEFNRAPQKFDKFNANIEHGKIDTITYHSKTVGSNRRALIYTPPGFSKEKSYPILYLLHGIGGDEKEWFDQGAPQVILDNLYAQKKVEPMIVVLPNGRAMKDDRPIGNIFDSIKVAAFTTFENDLLNDLIPFIEHSYSVLTDREHRAIAGLSMGGGQSLNIGLSNLNQFAWIGGFSSAPNTKAPEILVSNPEETKKQLKLLWISCGDKDNLITFSKRTHDYLQSRHVPHVYEVLPDGYHDFKVWKDNFYHFSQLLFKTNSHLVSEASLIEEVRAETNIRSSQYPKILSNGRAIFKLKAPNAKKIQLDLGKKYDMLKDENGIWSITTDSLGEGFHYYSLIVDGVAVADPASETFYGMGRMASGIEVPFKGDGYYQVKDVPHGEIRVKRYFSHFTKSWRNFYMYTPPGYVKNAGKKYPVLYLLHGGGEDQRGWAMQGKVDLILDNLIAEGKATPMMVVMIDGNMPLSGLGEGTLQLFEAELKEVVIPFVENNYRVLTSPQSRALAGLSMGGLQTLYAGLHNTDLFNYLGVFSSGWIHPMQDDIAGKEYDFMKQNADLLNKNLKMFWLSMGGKEDIAWKNCQRMLEKFDEMKIEYTYDEYPGGHTWPVWRNNLYHFSQYLFK; encoded by the coding sequence ATGAAATTGTTTTTTCTTGGCGTGTTTTTTTTTATCGCTGTTGTTTTGCAAGCACAAGTTGAATTTAATCGCGCACCACAAAAATTTGATAAATTCAATGCCAACATTGAACACGGTAAAATTGATACAATCACTTATCATTCTAAAACGGTGGGCTCGAATCGAAGGGCTTTAATATATACACCTCCTGGGTTCTCAAAGGAGAAAAGTTATCCAATACTATATCTATTACACGGTATTGGAGGCGATGAAAAAGAGTGGTTTGATCAAGGAGCTCCTCAGGTAATTTTAGATAATTTGTATGCTCAAAAGAAAGTTGAGCCAATGATTGTGGTGTTGCCCAACGGGAGAGCTATGAAAGATGACAGACCGATTGGTAATATTTTTGACAGTATTAAGGTGGCTGCCTTTACTACATTTGAAAATGATTTACTAAACGATCTAATTCCATTTATTGAACACAGCTATTCTGTTCTCACGGATCGTGAACACAGGGCTATCGCAGGCCTTTCAATGGGTGGCGGACAATCGTTAAACATTGGACTGAGTAACCTAAATCAGTTTGCTTGGATTGGCGGTTTTTCATCAGCTCCTAATACTAAAGCACCTGAGATATTGGTGTCCAATCCTGAAGAGACAAAAAAGCAATTGAAATTATTATGGATCTCTTGTGGTGATAAAGACAATCTTATTACTTTCAGTAAACGAACTCATGATTATCTTCAAAGCAGGCATGTTCCTCATGTTTATGAAGTTTTACCGGATGGTTATCATGATTTTAAAGTCTGGAAAGATAATTTTTATCATTTTTCGCAATTGTTGTTTAAGACTAATAGCCATTTAGTTAGTGAAGCCAGTTTAATAGAGGAGGTCAGAGCCGAAACAAATATTCGTTCATCACAATATCCCAAAATACTGTCTAATGGTCGTGCCATTTTCAAATTAAAAGCTCCGAATGCAAAAAAAATACAACTTGATTTAGGCAAAAAGTATGATATGCTTAAAGATGAGAATGGTATTTGGAGTATTACTACTGATTCGTTGGGCGAAGGATTTCATTATTATTCACTTATTGTTGATGGTGTTGCAGTAGCAGATCCGGCTAGTGAAACTTTCTATGGAATGGGGCGCATGGCCAGCGGAATTGAAGTTCCGTTTAAGGGTGATGGTTATTACCAGGTAAAAGATGTTCCTCATGGTGAAATCAGAGTAAAAAGGTATTTTTCGCATTTCACTAAATCATGGCGAAACTTTTATATGTATACTCCTCCCGGATATGTCAAAAATGCTGGTAAGAAGTATCCTGTATTATACTTGCTTCATGGAGGTGGTGAGGACCAACGAGGATGGGCTATGCAGGGTAAAGTGGATCTGATATTGGATAATCTTATTGCCGAAGGTAAAGCAACACCAATGATGGTGGTAATGATTGATGGGAATATGCCCTTATCGGGGTTGGGAGAAGGTACTCTTCAATTATTTGAAGCTGAATTGAAAGAAGTAGTTATTCCTTTTGTTGAAAACAATTACAGGGTGCTTACCAGTCCTCAGTCACGTGCTTTGGCAGGATTGTCGATGGGAGGTTTGCAAACACTTTATGCTGGTCTGCATAATACAGATCTGTTCAACTACCTTGGTGTCTTTAGTTCAGGTTGGATTCATCCAATGCAAGATGATATAGCAGGAAAAGAATATGATTTTATGAAACAAAACGCTGATTTGCTTAATAAGAATCTGAAAATGTTTTGGTTATCGATGGGAGGGAAAGAAGATATTGCCTGGAAGAACTGCCAGCGAATGTTAGAAAAGTTTGATGAAATGAAGATTGAATATACTTATGATGAATATCCGGGTGGCCACACATGGCCTGTATGGCGGAATAATTTGTACCATTTTTCACAATATCTATTTAAATAA
- a CDS encoding antitoxin Xre/MbcA/ParS toxin-binding domain-containing protein yields MKDFKAISEVAFSVGITRKEYANILHISASSLYRYLREPQKVSVMCQAGSVVIYNVINKGISTFGDKSKFSHWLFCKNIALGGPKPIEMLSTDEGTKQVDFCLNRIEWGVFA; encoded by the coding sequence ATGAAAGATTTTAAAGCAATATCAGAAGTAGCTTTTTCGGTAGGTATAACGAGAAAAGAATATGCTAATATTTTACACATTAGTGCTTCTTCATTGTATCGATATCTAAGAGAACCACAAAAGGTCTCGGTCATGTGTCAAGCTGGATCAGTAGTGATTTATAATGTGATCAACAAAGGGATATCAACCTTTGGAGATAAATCCAAGTTTTCACATTGGCTATTTTGTAAGAATATTGCGTTAGGAGGTCCGAAGCCAATCGAAATGCTTTCAACTGATGAAGGAACAAAGCAAGTAGATTTTTGCCTGAATAGAATTGAGTGGGGAGTATTTGCTTAA
- a CDS encoding family 43 glycosylhydrolase: MKVRISYLLVIIGLLIFKSNIAQNPIIHADVPDMSIIRKGDTYYMSSTTMHMSPGVPIMKSKDLVNWEIVNYCYDELDDTDELNLENGKSAYGKGSWASCIRFHKGKYYVSTFSGTTGKTYIYSTKDIEKGPWKKRTFKPMLHDHSLFFDDDGKTYMIYGGGNIKIVELTKKLDGIKPETEQVIIENAGASAGKEIMLPAEGSQLFKINGKYYLFNITWPRNGMRTVIIHRSDKITGPYESRVALQNKGVAQGGLIDTKDGKWFSYLFRDYGSVGRIPYMVPVEWKDGWPVLGVDGKVPDQLNLPKSEGLIPGIVNSDDFERGKKDADLPLVWQWNHNPDNSLWSVRERDGYLRLKTGEVVDDFELAKNTLTQRTIGPTCSGSTLLDIANMKEGDFAGLALLQQKYGLVGVKYKDGKKIIVMISAQNNTPVEVEKIPLNQEKVYLKADCDFRNRKDRAYFYYSLDGEKWNLIGSELKMQYTLSHFMGYRFGLFNYATQSAGGYVDFDYFHISETISEAKKMYVFLSFGQSNMEGNARFEPQDTVNINSRFQMMATVDCPDLNRKKGEWYTAIPPLCRCYTGLTPVDYFGRILVDNLPENISVGVINVAVGGCKIELFDNDNYQAYVDTAPNWLQNMVKEYDGNPYARLVEMAKLAQKDGVIKGILLHQGESNTGDTLWTKKVKLVYDQLMVDLDLNSAEVPLIAGEVVSAEEGGKCASMNPIIATLPDVIANAHVVSSVGCPAVADKLHFSAEGYRIIGRRYADVMISLLQKSE; the protein is encoded by the coding sequence ATGAAAGTAAGAATATCTTACCTGTTAGTAATAATTGGCTTACTAATATTTAAAAGCAATATAGCTCAAAACCCAATTATTCATGCAGATGTTCCTGATATGTCTATTATCAGAAAGGGTGATACTTATTATATGAGCAGCACTACAATGCATATGAGCCCGGGTGTACCCATTATGAAGTCGAAAGATCTAGTTAATTGGGAAATTGTTAACTATTGTTATGATGAACTGGATGATACTGATGAATTAAATTTAGAGAATGGGAAGAGTGCTTATGGAAAAGGATCATGGGCAAGTTGTATCCGTTTTCATAAAGGAAAGTATTATGTATCTACTTTCTCTGGAACAACTGGAAAAACCTATATTTATTCAACAAAAGATATTGAAAAAGGTCCATGGAAAAAAAGGACTTTTAAACCAATGTTACATGATCATTCCTTATTTTTCGACGATGATGGAAAAACATATATGATTTATGGCGGAGGTAATATTAAGATAGTTGAGCTAACCAAGAAACTGGATGGTATTAAGCCCGAGACAGAACAAGTAATTATTGAAAATGCAGGTGCTTCTGCTGGAAAAGAGATAATGTTGCCTGCAGAAGGTTCGCAGCTATTTAAGATAAATGGCAAGTATTACCTTTTTAATATAACTTGGCCACGAAATGGCATGCGCACCGTGATTATACATAGATCAGATAAGATAACAGGTCCGTACGAGAGTCGTGTTGCATTGCAGAATAAAGGAGTAGCACAAGGAGGATTGATTGATACAAAGGATGGAAAATGGTTTTCATATTTGTTTCGCGATTATGGATCCGTAGGACGGATCCCATATATGGTTCCTGTTGAATGGAAAGATGGTTGGCCGGTGCTGGGTGTTGATGGGAAAGTACCCGATCAGCTTAATCTACCAAAAAGTGAAGGTTTAATACCTGGAATAGTTAATTCTGATGATTTTGAGAGAGGAAAGAAAGATGCTGATTTACCTTTAGTTTGGCAATGGAATCATAATCCTGACAATTCGTTATGGTCAGTCAGAGAACGAGATGGTTATCTTCGTTTGAAAACCGGAGAGGTTGTGGATGATTTTGAATTGGCAAAAAATACGCTTACTCAAAGAACGATAGGGCCCACTTGCTCTGGATCAACATTGCTAGATATCGCTAATATGAAAGAAGGTGATTTCGCAGGTTTAGCCTTACTACAGCAAAAATATGGTTTGGTAGGTGTGAAATATAAAGATGGGAAGAAAATAATTGTGATGATCAGTGCACAGAATAATACACCTGTTGAAGTTGAAAAAATTCCACTAAATCAAGAAAAGGTTTATCTAAAAGCAGATTGTGATTTCAGAAATAGAAAAGATAGAGCATATTTCTACTATAGCTTAGATGGTGAAAAATGGAATCTAATCGGATCAGAACTGAAGATGCAATATACCTTATCGCATTTTATGGGATACCGGTTTGGATTATTTAACTATGCTACTCAATCAGCGGGAGGTTATGTCGATTTTGATTATTTCCATATCTCAGAGACAATTTCAGAGGCTAAGAAAATGTATGTTTTTCTTAGCTTTGGGCAATCAAATATGGAAGGAAACGCACGTTTTGAGCCGCAGGATACGGTAAATATTAATAGTCGTTTCCAGATGATGGCTACTGTTGATTGTCCGGATTTAAATCGTAAAAAAGGAGAGTGGTACACTGCCATACCTCCATTGTGTCGTTGTTATACAGGACTTACGCCTGTTGACTATTTTGGGCGTATACTTGTGGATAATTTACCTGAAAATATAAGCGTTGGTGTTATCAATGTGGCTGTTGGCGGATGCAAGATAGAATTGTTCGACAACGATAATTACCAAGCGTATGTTGACACTGCGCCCAATTGGCTGCAAAATATGGTTAAAGAGTACGATGGCAACCCTTATGCCCGTTTGGTAGAGATGGCTAAACTAGCGCAAAAAGACGGTGTTATTAAAGGAATATTGCTGCATCAGGGCGAATCAAACACTGGAGATACCCTTTGGACAAAGAAAGTAAAGTTGGTTTATGATCAGCTAATGGTAGATTTAGATCTGAATTCTGCCGAAGTGCCATTAATAGCAGGAGAAGTCGTATCGGCTGAAGAAGGTGGTAAATGTGCCAGTATGAACCCGATTATAGCAACGCTTCCAGATGTGATTGCCAATGCTCATGTGGTATCGTCAGTTGGTTGTCCGGCAGTTGCTGATAAGCTGCATTTTTCTGCTGAGGGTTATAGAATTATAGGTAGGCGTTATGCTGATGTTATGATTTCTCTTTTGCAGAAATCTGAATAA
- a CDS encoding metallophosphoesterase, translating to MKVQYCSDLHLEFAQNSLFLHKNPIKPVGDILILAGDITYWGKKHFTHWFFDYVSDHFKKVYYIPGNHEFYTGKDLRILDKPVYEGIRENVYLVNNKVITVDDVDFFFTVLWSNIPESKSLRVEHGVGDFHQIKYRGNRLNYKTFNQLHEDSLSFLKEAIPASNAQKKVVVTHHIPTQICNPECYRNSDINSAFVSEQYSLIHDWDVDYWIYGHHHANMPETNINGTRLVTNQLGYIDWGEHHSYRHCAWFDIE from the coding sequence ATGAAAGTGCAATATTGTTCTGATTTACATTTAGAATTTGCTCAAAACAGTTTATTTCTACATAAGAATCCCATAAAACCGGTTGGTGATATATTGATTCTGGCTGGGGATATTACTTATTGGGGGAAGAAACACTTTACACATTGGTTCTTCGATTACGTATCCGATCATTTTAAGAAGGTATATTATATACCGGGTAACCATGAGTTTTATACAGGAAAGGATCTAAGAATATTAGACAAACCAGTATACGAAGGCATAAGGGAGAATGTATATCTTGTCAATAACAAGGTAATAACAGTTGATGATGTTGATTTCTTCTTTACCGTTCTTTGGTCAAACATTCCGGAATCTAAATCATTAAGAGTTGAACACGGTGTTGGTGATTTTCACCAAATAAAATATCGCGGCAATCGACTGAACTATAAAACCTTTAATCAGCTACATGAAGACAGTTTGTCTTTTTTGAAAGAAGCCATACCTGCTTCCAATGCACAAAAGAAGGTGGTGGTAACGCATCATATTCCAACACAGATATGCAACCCAGAGTGTTATCGTAATTCTGATATTAACTCTGCATTCGTTTCTGAGCAATATTCATTGATACATGATTGGGATGTTGATTATTGGATTTATGGGCATCACCATGCTAATATGCCGGAAACAAACATTAATGGTACTAGGCTAGTGACTAACCAATTGGGATATATTGATTGGGGTGAGCATCATAGTTACAGGCATTGTGCATGGTTTGATATTGAATAA
- the prfH gene encoding peptide chain release factor H, with amino-acid sequence MNTIILQITSGRGPAECCWVVAKVLKFIIDEAKMANINYTIMHREKGTENGTLFSASIQFEGKNVESFSKQWIGTIQWVGQSQFRKHHKRKNWFIAVNKINLLNNSCAIEDKDISYQAIRSGGPGGQHVNKVSTAIRAKHNPSGLSVLVSECRSQLQNKKIARQRLFDLFQLEVMNNQKSKIQNEWMNHSEIQRGNPIRTFFGSDFKIRENKSNYKQKRNSLKNTLRKELLD; translated from the coding sequence ATGAACACAATCATATTACAAATAACATCAGGACGAGGCCCGGCAGAATGCTGTTGGGTGGTAGCGAAGGTTTTGAAGTTTATTATTGACGAAGCAAAGATGGCTAATATAAACTACACGATAATGCACAGAGAGAAAGGGACGGAGAATGGAACCCTTTTCTCTGCCAGCATTCAGTTTGAAGGTAAAAATGTTGAAAGCTTCTCAAAACAGTGGATCGGAACCATCCAATGGGTCGGGCAGAGTCAGTTTCGAAAACATCATAAACGAAAAAACTGGTTTATAGCTGTTAATAAGATTAACCTATTAAATAATTCTTGTGCTATTGAGGATAAAGATATCAGCTATCAGGCTATTCGCTCAGGAGGACCTGGCGGTCAGCATGTGAATAAGGTGAGCACGGCTATAAGGGCAAAGCACAATCCCAGTGGATTAAGTGTTTTGGTTTCTGAATGTCGATCTCAACTTCAAAACAAGAAGATTGCAAGACAAAGACTATTTGATCTTTTCCAGCTTGAGGTGATGAATAATCAAAAAAGTAAAATTCAAAACGAATGGATGAATCATTCAGAGATACAAAGAGGTAATCCAATTAGAACCTTTTTCGGAAGTGATTTTAAGATTCGGGAAAATAAATCAAATTATAAACAAAAACGCAACTCTTTAAAGAATACGCTTAGAAAGGAGTTACTGGATTAA